One region of Mesobacillus boroniphilus genomic DNA includes:
- a CDS encoding ABC transporter ATP-binding protein, giving the protein MSLLEINQVTGGYTRNPVLKNVSFTVNKNEIVGLIGLNGAGKSTTIKHVIGLMEPHKGDIKMNGRTFLEGKEEYRKQFTFVPETPILYDELTLEEHLRLTAMAYGLEEKEYEQRIDALLKEFRMSKRLKWFPAHFSKGMKQKVMIMCAFLVQPSLYIVDEPFVGLDPLGIQSLLDLMDKMKENGAGILMSTHILATAERYCDRFVILHNGEVRAQGTLEELREQFKMPGATLDDLYIQLTKEEDYV; this is encoded by the coding sequence ATGTCTTTATTGGAAATTAACCAGGTGACCGGTGGATATACAAGGAATCCGGTTTTGAAAAATGTGAGTTTTACCGTCAATAAAAATGAAATTGTTGGATTGATTGGTCTGAATGGTGCCGGCAAAAGTACGACAATCAAGCATGTGATCGGTTTGATGGAACCGCATAAGGGTGACATTAAAATGAATGGCAGGACCTTTTTGGAAGGCAAGGAGGAATATAGGAAGCAGTTCACCTTTGTACCTGAAACGCCTATTCTTTACGATGAATTAACCTTGGAAGAGCATCTGCGGCTGACAGCAATGGCTTATGGACTTGAGGAAAAAGAATATGAGCAGCGAATTGATGCTTTATTGAAGGAATTCAGGATGAGTAAAAGGCTGAAATGGTTCCCTGCCCATTTTTCAAAAGGGATGAAGCAGAAGGTTATGATTATGTGCGCATTTTTGGTACAACCTTCACTTTATATTGTCGATGAGCCATTTGTCGGACTTGACCCACTTGGGATTCAATCCCTGCTGGATCTGATGGACAAGATGAAGGAAAACGGGGCTGGCATATTGATGTCGACGCATATCCTCGCAACGGCAGAACGATATTGCGATCGTTTTGTCATTCTCCATAATGGAGAGGTAAGAGCTCAGGGGACGCTTGAAGAGTTGAGGGAGCAGTTCAAGATGCCTGGCGCAACACTGGATGATTTGTATATCCAACTGACAAAGGAAGAAGACTATGTTTAA
- a CDS encoding EcsC family protein, whose translation MNEYELKAYEEVLAWKRQLNKRSSLLARASKKAQTKVNQLIPGRVHQFLTESIKNMVKATLAGSNYTTKKQQGTGLTLFEKDQQLLKKLSGYKRTAAVEGAGTGAGGILLGMADFPLLLSIKMKFLFDASSVYGFDPSRYEERLFILYVFQLAFSSDDHRKQTLDLIENWEARKAELTELDWQQFQQEYRDYIDFAKMLQLMPGIGAVVGAYANYNLLDQLGETAMNAYRMRILQTPPQL comes from the coding sequence TTGAATGAATATGAATTGAAGGCTTATGAAGAGGTTCTTGCCTGGAAGCGGCAGCTGAATAAACGTTCCAGTCTTTTGGCGCGTGCATCAAAGAAAGCGCAGACGAAAGTGAATCAGCTGATTCCAGGCAGAGTCCATCAATTCTTGACGGAAAGTATTAAAAACATGGTCAAGGCGACTCTGGCGGGATCGAATTACACGACGAAAAAGCAACAGGGAACAGGGCTGACTCTATTCGAAAAAGACCAGCAGCTATTGAAAAAGCTGTCAGGGTACAAGAGGACAGCGGCTGTTGAAGGGGCTGGAACTGGAGCCGGGGGAATACTGCTTGGGATGGCGGACTTTCCATTGCTTTTATCGATAAAAATGAAGTTTCTTTTTGATGCTTCATCTGTATATGGGTTTGACCCTTCAAGATATGAAGAAAGGCTATTTATCCTTTATGTATTCCAGCTGGCTTTTTCTAGCGATGACCATAGGAAGCAGACACTGGACTTAATTGAAAACTGGGAAGCAAGAAAAGCTGAATTGACGGAGCTGGATTGGCAGCAATTTCAGCAGGAATACAGGGACTATATCGATTTTGCCAAAATGCTGCAGCTGATGCCTGGGATTGGGGCGGTTGTAGGAGCTTACGCGAATTACAATCTGCTCGACCAGCTGGGTGAAACCGCGATGAATGCATATAGAATGAGGATTCTGCAGACACCTCCGCAACTCTGA
- a CDS encoding HIT family protein: MSDCIFCKIINGDIPSAKVYEDENVLAFLDISQVTKGHTLVIPKVHKENVYELNDEIAANVFKAVPKVANAIKAAYDPIGLNVLQNNGEAAGQSVFHFHMHLIPRYGNGDGFGAVWKTHQDQYTSEDYQKIASEINSKL, from the coding sequence ATGAGTGATTGCATTTTTTGCAAAATCATTAATGGCGATATCCCATCAGCAAAGGTTTATGAGGATGAGAACGTCCTTGCATTTCTCGATATCAGCCAGGTAACGAAAGGACATACACTTGTCATCCCAAAGGTACATAAAGAAAATGTCTATGAACTTAATGACGAGATTGCCGCGAATGTTTTCAAGGCAGTCCCAAAAGTCGCTAACGCGATCAAGGCTGCATATGACCCTATCGGCCTGAACGTGCTTCAAAACAACGGCGAAGCAGCTGGGCAATCAGTCTTCCACTTCCATATGCATTTGATTCCGCGCTATGGAAATGGTGATGGTTTCGGAGCAGTTTGGAAAACCCATCAAGATCAATACACATCTGAGGATTACCAAAAAATCGCTTCAGAAATTAATAGCAAGCTTTAA
- the serC gene encoding 3-phosphoserine/phosphohydroxythreonine transaminase has product MKRALNFNAGPAALPEAVLAKAEKEMMNYQGSGMGVMELSHRSKEFEEINERTENLLRGLLTIPDEYEVLFLQGGASLQFSMVPMNLLEKGSTASYVLTGTWSEKALKEAQKMGNAAIAASSKTANYRFIPSTSEIDIPAESSYLHITTNNTIYGTQWHSFPEGLPIPLVADMSSDILSRPLNLSSYGLIYAGAQKNLGPSGVTVVIIHKDLLKRSKPGLPSMLNYEVHAASRSLYNTPPTLSIYFLMLVLEWAEALGGVKQLELLNKQKAALLYDAIDRSDGFYTGHAEEKSRSLMNITFTLDQDDLTSAFLHEAEESGFIGLAGHRSVGGCRASIYNAVPLENVEKLADFMNHFRSRN; this is encoded by the coding sequence TTGAAACGAGCTCTCAATTTTAATGCTGGTCCAGCGGCATTGCCTGAGGCAGTATTAGCGAAAGCAGAAAAAGAAATGATGAATTACCAGGGCAGCGGCATGGGTGTGATGGAGCTTAGCCATCGCAGCAAGGAATTCGAAGAAATAAATGAACGTACAGAAAATCTGCTTCGGGGTCTGCTCACTATTCCTGATGAATATGAGGTACTATTTCTCCAGGGCGGTGCAAGTCTGCAGTTTTCAATGGTACCGATGAACCTGCTTGAGAAAGGATCGACTGCAAGCTATGTCTTGACCGGAACATGGTCAGAGAAAGCGCTGAAGGAAGCTCAGAAAATGGGTAATGCCGCGATAGCCGCATCTTCCAAAACTGCCAACTATAGATTTATCCCCAGTACTTCTGAAATCGATATACCAGCTGAATCTTCTTATCTCCACATCACGACAAACAATACCATTTACGGAACTCAGTGGCATTCCTTCCCTGAAGGCCTGCCCATTCCGCTTGTTGCTGACATGTCCAGTGACATTCTCAGCCGGCCATTAAATCTATCATCATATGGACTCATTTATGCCGGTGCGCAGAAAAACCTGGGCCCATCCGGTGTCACAGTCGTCATCATCCATAAGGATTTGCTCAAGCGCTCTAAACCAGGGCTGCCTTCCATGCTTAATTATGAGGTTCATGCTGCTTCAAGGTCGCTTTATAACACTCCCCCTACATTATCGATTTATTTCCTGATGCTTGTGCTCGAATGGGCAGAAGCGCTGGGCGGGGTAAAGCAGCTTGAACTGCTGAATAAGCAGAAAGCGGCATTGCTTTATGATGCAATAGACAGGAGTGATGGGTTCTACACAGGGCATGCTGAAGAAAAGAGCCGCTCGCTGATGAATATCACCTTTACACTCGATCAGGATGATCTGACTTCAGCCTTTCTGCATGAGGCGGAAGAATCCGGCTTTATTGGACTTGCCGGCCACAGATCTGTCGGCGGCTGCAGAGCCTCGATTTATAACGCCGTCCCTCTTGAAAACGTTGAAAAACTTGCTGACTTCATGAACCATTTTAGGAGCAGAAATTAA
- a CDS encoding tryptophan transporter, with protein sequence MNTKNLVALSLLVGMGAVLHTVVPGFFLGMKPDMMLTMMFLGIILFPDKKSVLLVGAVTGLISGLTTTFPGGLVPNVIDKPVTAFVFFGILLALKNFKFSIYTAAGLTAIGTIVSGIVFLGSAYFLVGLPGPFIALFAAVVLPAAAFNAVFMGILYPVATNIFKRAKLAEIN encoded by the coding sequence ATGAATACGAAGAATCTTGTAGCATTGTCACTTTTAGTGGGGATGGGAGCAGTCTTGCACACGGTCGTACCGGGTTTTTTCCTTGGAATGAAGCCTGATATGATGCTGACGATGATGTTCCTTGGGATCATCCTGTTTCCTGACAAAAAGAGTGTACTATTGGTTGGAGCCGTAACTGGACTGATATCCGGATTGACTACGACTTTCCCAGGGGGCCTCGTTCCGAACGTCATCGACAAGCCTGTTACTGCGTTTGTCTTCTTTGGAATACTGCTTGCCCTGAAAAATTTCAAGTTTTCGATTTATACTGCAGCTGGCCTTACAGCGATTGGAACCATTGTGTCAGGAATCGTTTTCCTCGGTTCTGCATATTTCCTTGTCGGCCTGCCGGGACCATTCATTGCATTATTCGCAGCGGTTGTCCTTCCAGCAGCAGCATTCAACGCCGTTTTCATGGGTATCCTTTATCCTGTGGCAACGAATATATTTAAAAGAGCAAAGCTTGCAGAAATCAATTAA
- a CDS encoding M20 family metallopeptidase, with protein sequence MQDQLFKKIENLFPEMVEIRRYMHQHPELSFQEVNTANYIQAYYEELGIEVSANVGGNGVVAKIHGAKPGKTVALRADFDALPIQDEKDVPYKSLVPGVMHACGHDGHTATLLVLAKVLYEARKNLQGTYVMIHQHAEEYAPGGAISMIEDGCLEGVDVIFGTHLWATEPTGTIQYRIGPIMAAADRFEIAIQGKGGHGAQPHKTKDAIVAGAQLVSTLQQIVSRRVNPVDSAVVTVGSFVAENAFNVIADKAKLIGTVRTFNESTRDFIASEIEKVVHGTCLATDCTCDYQYEKGYPAVVNHAAETEFLIDCATKVPEVTKIEESELQMGGEDFAYYLQHVKGTFFFIGAKPETDGSYPHHHPRFDFDEKAMVIAAKTLCAAALNFQTKEQPNKEKRETLA encoded by the coding sequence TTGCAGGATCAGCTTTTTAAAAAGATAGAAAACCTTTTTCCCGAAATGGTGGAAATCCGCCGCTATATGCACCAACATCCTGAATTGTCTTTCCAGGAAGTAAATACAGCAAATTATATCCAGGCTTATTATGAAGAACTTGGAATTGAAGTAAGCGCCAATGTAGGCGGCAACGGAGTGGTCGCAAAGATTCATGGTGCAAAGCCAGGAAAAACGGTCGCCCTAAGAGCTGATTTTGATGCTCTTCCAATTCAGGATGAGAAAGATGTTCCATACAAATCATTAGTTCCTGGCGTAATGCATGCCTGCGGCCATGATGGACACACTGCGACTTTATTGGTACTTGCTAAGGTACTCTATGAAGCAAGGAAGAATCTTCAAGGAACATACGTAATGATCCACCAGCATGCTGAGGAGTACGCTCCTGGCGGGGCGATTTCGATGATTGAAGACGGCTGCCTTGAAGGTGTAGATGTGATTTTTGGTACCCATTTATGGGCCACTGAACCGACAGGAACCATCCAATATCGAATCGGACCAATCATGGCTGCAGCTGACCGGTTTGAAATAGCGATCCAGGGAAAAGGCGGGCACGGCGCCCAGCCGCATAAAACAAAGGACGCCATCGTCGCTGGAGCCCAGCTGGTTTCGACCTTACAGCAAATTGTCAGCAGACGTGTCAACCCTGTTGATTCCGCAGTTGTGACCGTAGGATCATTCGTAGCAGAAAATGCCTTTAATGTAATTGCCGATAAAGCAAAGCTGATTGGCACAGTTAGGACATTCAACGAATCAACCCGGGATTTCATCGCATCGGAAATTGAAAAAGTAGTCCATGGCACCTGCCTGGCAACAGACTGTACTTGTGATTATCAGTATGAAAAAGGCTATCCAGCCGTCGTCAATCATGCAGCAGAAACTGAATTCCTGATCGACTGTGCCACAAAGGTTCCAGAAGTGACAAAGATTGAAGAAAGTGAGCTTCAAATGGGCGGCGAGGACTTTGCCTACTATCTCCAGCATGTAAAAGGGACCTTCTTTTTTATCGGTGCGAAACCAGAAACAGACGGGTCGTATCCGCACCATCACCCAAGATTCGATTTTGACGAAAAAGCGATGGTCATAGCGGCGAAAACTCTTTGCGCAGCCGCACTCAACTTTCAAACAAAGGAACAACCGAATAAAGAAAAACGAGAAACATTAGCATAA
- a CDS encoding HTH-type transcriptional regulator Hpr, producing the protein MGDKNYSMKEAMMFSQRIAQLSKALWKSVEKDWQQWIKPFDLNINEHHILWIAYHLNGASISDVAKFGVMHVSTAFNFSKKLEERGYLKFSKKESDKRNTYIQLTEEGEGILLALMESYEPDNNAVFSGAMPLKELYGKFPDIIEIMAIVRNIYGDDFMEIFEKSFSNIDSKFSDQDGTLKKIDPAEKEYV; encoded by the coding sequence ATGGGAGATAAAAATTATTCTATGAAAGAAGCAATGATGTTTAGCCAGAGAATTGCCCAGTTGAGTAAGGCCCTTTGGAAGTCTGTCGAGAAGGACTGGCAGCAATGGATCAAACCATTCGACCTGAATATCAATGAGCATCATATTTTATGGATTGCTTATCATTTGAATGGAGCTTCGATTTCAGATGTGGCTAAGTTTGGTGTAATGCATGTTTCCACTGCTTTCAACTTCTCCAAAAAGCTTGAGGAACGCGGTTATTTAAAGTTTTCCAAAAAGGAAAGCGACAAGAGAAATACGTATATCCAGCTTACGGAAGAAGGCGAGGGCATATTGCTCGCTTTGATGGAAAGCTATGAACCAGATAATAATGCTGTTTTTTCAGGAGCCATGCCATTGAAGGAACTATATGGTAAGTTTCCGGACATTATTGAAATCATGGCAATTGTCCGCAATATTTATGGTGATGATTTTATGGAAATATTCGAGAAATCTTTTTCGAATATCGACAGCAAGTTTTCTGACCAAGACGGTACGCTCAAAAAGATAGATCCAGCCGAAAAGGAGTATGTTTGA
- a CDS encoding ABC transporter permease produces MFNPQHLWKERFGTFAKETGSYLRYIFNGHLVIVVMFLLGTAAFYYQEWIEALHPDFPAAWIIALILAAVLTYSPIQTFLTEADKIFLLPLETRLDDYFRKSITFSLSLQSYLLLLVLAVLMPLHVKIHGADFKSFFILLIALILIKWINILIRWNVQFFIEKNVKLTDSIIRFFINVVLLYFIFSGAQVIFAAVPALVLILLYFYYKKQAKDKGLKWEQLIEDEERRMNAFYRVANMFTDVPKLRDRTKRRKWLDWLVIVIPYKQDLAFSHLYLRTFARSGDYFGLLVRLTLIGGAALYFLTYGPGQILLALLFMYLTGFQLLPLWNHHQNKLWVSLYPVPENARKKSFTSLLLGIMIFQATVFAAAVLIKGELILGAIVLASGIAFSLFFVYFYSQSKLKS; encoded by the coding sequence ATGTTTAATCCGCAGCACCTATGGAAGGAGCGTTTCGGTACTTTTGCAAAGGAGACCGGAAGCTACCTGCGATACATTTTTAATGGCCATTTAGTGATTGTCGTCATGTTTTTATTGGGAACAGCAGCTTTTTACTATCAAGAGTGGATTGAAGCGCTGCATCCGGATTTCCCGGCAGCGTGGATCATCGCATTAATTCTTGCTGCCGTACTTACATACAGTCCAATCCAGACATTTTTAACCGAGGCAGATAAAATATTTCTGTTGCCGCTCGAAACCAGATTGGATGATTATTTTAGAAAGTCGATCACATTCAGCCTGAGCCTGCAGTCTTATTTATTACTGCTTGTACTCGCTGTTCTGATGCCGCTCCATGTAAAAATACATGGTGCAGATTTCAAGTCGTTTTTCATCCTTTTAATCGCACTCATTCTGATAAAGTGGATTAACATATTGATACGCTGGAATGTACAGTTTTTCATCGAGAAAAATGTAAAGTTGACGGACAGCATTATTCGTTTCTTTATCAATGTTGTTCTTCTTTATTTTATCTTTTCAGGAGCCCAGGTGATATTTGCTGCCGTTCCAGCACTTGTCTTAATCCTACTGTATTTCTACTATAAAAAACAGGCGAAGGACAAAGGCTTGAAGTGGGAACAGTTGATCGAGGACGAAGAAAGACGGATGAACGCCTTTTACCGTGTGGCCAATATGTTTACGGATGTACCTAAGCTGCGAGACCGCACCAAAAGAAGAAAATGGCTTGACTGGCTGGTAATTGTAATTCCATACAAGCAGGATCTGGCCTTCAGTCATCTTTACTTAAGGACTTTCGCGCGCTCAGGGGATTATTTCGGCTTGCTCGTCCGCCTTACACTGATAGGAGGAGCAGCGCTTTATTTCCTGACATATGGTCCAGGACAAATTCTGCTTGCTTTACTTTTCATGTATTTGACAGGGTTCCAGCTACTGCCGCTTTGGAACCATCACCAAAACAAACTTTGGGTCAGTCTGTATCCTGTACCAGAGAATGCAAGAAAGAAATCCTTTACGAGCTTGCTGCTGGGAATAATGATTTTCCAGGCAACTGTATTCGCGGCGGCTGTGCTGATAAAAGGAGAATTGATATTAGGAGCGATCGTATTGGCTTCCGGTATCGCATTTTCGCTGTTTTTTGTTTATTTTTACAGTCAGAGCAAGCTTAAATCCTAA
- a CDS encoding YtxH domain-containing protein yields MKAKNVFTGIVIGGVVAGIATLLATPKSGYETRRTLIANKNEYMESIKDIKDSAVELKNTVATASKEGKTSIQTFITDVKTAIFEWKLLTEENKKGLQEDVKELEDSIKDLESELAAANSKEK; encoded by the coding sequence ATGAAAGCAAAAAATGTTTTTACGGGAATTGTTATAGGCGGTGTGGTAGCAGGGATTGCAACGCTGCTTGCAACTCCAAAATCAGGATATGAAACAAGAAGAACACTTATAGCTAATAAGAATGAATACATGGAATCCATCAAGGATATTAAAGATTCTGCTGTTGAATTGAAAAATACCGTGGCAACGGCTTCCAAAGAAGGCAAAACATCTATCCAAACATTTATTACCGATGTAAAGACAGCTATCTTTGAATGGAAGCTTCTAACCGAAGAAAACAAGAAAGGTCTTCAGGAAGATGTCAAAGAGCTTGAAGATTCAATTAAAGACTTGGAATCTGAATTGGCTGCTGCTAATTCTAAAGAAAAATAA